One Coffea arabica cultivar ET-39 chromosome 5c, Coffea Arabica ET-39 HiFi, whole genome shotgun sequence DNA window includes the following coding sequences:
- the LOC140007529 gene encoding probable protein S-acyltransferase 6, whose translation MSSGKKVDKNSEVSFQAKSKKLFSSLWEKIIGFKRVVQEKSFRFCRGGDELEQARVYHFWPGNNVFFCKGRLICGPDPKGLILTAIAISLSSWTFAVHVASGIMNPAIIVTSSILTTIVLVNLVYVSTIDPGIIPRNDLGTIDAGKRRRRSRVVVINGIEVKFCNICNIYRPPRTCHCATCNNCIQQFDHHCTWIGHCVGLRNYRLHVTFLLTGLLLFAFIFISSCKSVHHKLPGDGNGVIGFLRNDPETVALTLFSFVAMCFLAGFSCYHVYLIAINQTSYEHFHQKYVNSGNPYDKGILNNIKEVLLAPQPPSSVNFRADVEPGWFGGLSDISIK comes from the exons ATGTCATCAGGAAAGAAAGTAGATAAGAATTCTGAAGTTAGTTTTCAAGCAAAAAGCAAGAAACTGTTTTCTTCTCTTTGGGAGAAAATAATTGGATTCAAAAGGGTGGTTCAAGAAAAATCTTTTCGATTTTGTCGAGGCGGCGACGAACTTGAACAAGCAAGAGTTTACCATTTTTGGCCTGGAAACAAT GTATTCTTTTGCAAGGGGAGACTGATTTGTGGTCCGGATCCAAAAGGGCTGATTTTAACTGCCATTGCTATTAGTCTATCAAGTTGGACATTTGCGGTTCATGTTGCAAGTGGCATAATGAATCCGGCCATCATCGTAACATCTTCAATTCTGACAACAATT GTTCTTGTGAACTTGGTATATGTCAGTACCATTGATCCTGGTATAATTCCTAGAAATGATCTAGGAACAATTGATGCTGGTAAACGCAGAAGGAGATCAAGGGTAGTTGTCATAAATGGGATAGAGGTGAAGTTTTGTAACATTTGTAACATTTATCGTCCGCCAAGAACTTGTCATTGTGCAACTTGTAACAATTGCATCCAACAATTCGATCACCATTGCACCTGGATCGGGCATTGTGTGGGATTG AGGAATTATCGGCTTCATGTTACATTTCTATTGACAGGATTGCTCTTATTTGCCTTCATATTTATCTCCTCGTGCAAATCAGTACATCACAAATTGCCCGGAGATGGAAATGGGGTGATTGGATTTCTAAGAAATGACCCGGAGACTGTGGCATTGACATTATTCAGTTTTGTAGCCATGTGTTTTCTTGCTGGCTTTTCTTGTTACCATGTTTATCTAATTGCTATAAACCAG ACATCTTATGAGCATTTTCATCAAAAGTATGTGAACTCTGGAAACCCCTATGACAAAGGAATCCTAAACAACATTAAGGAGGTTCTACTTGCTCCACAACCACCATCTAGCGTCAACTTTCGAGCAGATGTGGAGCCTGGATGGTTTGGTGGATTAAGTGATATTAGCATCAAATGA
- the LOC140007332 gene encoding uncharacterized protein translates to MTSNQEKKNGGRVRPEGSFREFNRFIKENELVDIDFEGKPWTWCNQWERDGEVKEKLDRCLGSVGWYQLFAKAICHHQETEASDHNILILDNNPNQRKPKKRFYFDQRWARNEDSKGIIETTWGIEQKGSRMFIVMRKIKECRMALLAWNRKLRMNSGKKITQIKEKLLEIKESSGEGIRGQIAELKLKLSKAYKEEELYWSQKARCRWLKEGDKNTAYFHASVMATRKRNKITILQRDNGNWCSIDQEVKEEICSYYQQMLTTKNTEEVEVPQDVPNTISRQMNERLIQPVEEAEIKKSSLFYASK, encoded by the coding sequence ATGACATCAAatcaggaaaagaaaaatgggggGAGGGTAAGACCAGAGGGGAGTTTCAGAGAGTTTAACAGGTTTATCAAAGAAAATGAGTTAGTCGACATAGATTTTGAAGGGAAACCATGGACGTGGTGTAATCAATGGGAAAGAGATGGTGAGGTGAAAGAGAAGCTTGATAGATGTTTAGGATCAGTGGGCTGGTACCAACTTTTTGCTAAAGCAATCTGTCATCATCAAGAAACTGAAGCCTCAGACCATAACATTCTTATTCTGGATAATAACCCCAATCAAAGGAAACCAAAAAAGAGATTCTATTTTGATCAAAGGTGGGCAAGAAATGAGGACAGTAAAGGAATTATAGAGACAACATGGGGAATAGAACAGAAAGGATCAAGGATGTTCATAGTGATGAGAAAGATAAAGGAATGTAGAATGGCTCTGCTGGCATGGAACAGAAAGTTGAGGATGAACTCTGGGAAGAAAATTACACAGATTAAGGAGAAGCTGCTGGAAATAAAAgagtcaagtggagaaggaATACGAGGCCAGATAGCAGAATTAAAGCTGAAGCTTAGCAAGGCATATAAGGAGGAGGAACTCTACTGGAGTCAGAAAGCTAGATGCAGGTGGCTGAAGGAGGGGGATAAGAACACAGCTTACTTCCATGCAAGTGTGATGGCTACGAGGAAGAGGAACAAAATCACAATATTGCAGCGAGATAATGGGAACTGGTGTAGTATAGATCAAGAAGTGAAGGAGGAGATATGCAGCTATTACCAACAGATGCTCACAACCAAAAACACTGAGGAGGTGGAAGTACCACAAGATGTTCCTAATACTATCTCAAGACAGATGAATGAGCGACTGATACAACCAGTGGAGGAAGCTGAGATAAAAAAAAGCTCTCTTTTCTATGCATCCAAATAA